Proteins from a genomic interval of Quercus robur chromosome 9, dhQueRobu3.1, whole genome shotgun sequence:
- the LOC126700209 gene encoding CDT1-like protein b encodes MELSSSSKSKSKKSHSKHFNSTDQLSSKTPEKQPTQLPRNRDVRKVAETARRQIQSWPTSPEPHKSKKPLPQQPTKLPEKYEILAQFFDSLDSSIRLLRLKGYSSSFTNICPKIECLTDRRFTHRHLAQLKFILRDAIEIKRVLVFDERTSCMKPDLHVSINVDAVENDGKLKSESGNMHLRKVLRSWLVDFSKSFPEVDEIPEELLPEPFNRKELDVHSNMKTPTSSFPIKTSTVALTALQSAVSETCIQDDKIAEGTEQGLNSNINDSPNMSFPLGTSIEAHRKQQPVVASHLSRSFHKRFSQKVISHEVQNYPLNLSKTDLQSSVLPVPESPLNKSSSKEKSSSAAGTPSPSKLSFESTSNEKCLAVNASPAHLPQSCPPATPSKEIDAMNNENGSPAEIANIQLTPAKHVLTPAGLMNVTPTLYPPKRCYMSPEDDSTSSPNKLIRRPPRSRSLKFDTPIKNGNIGDEMDDTGGVLVDNDVFDILPENILQSIIEKERKAVEERNPVISRAKRRRQMIASLPKLFNMIHFLFQSIKQSVITKEELIHKIIASHCGIVDRREVEEQLNLLIELVPEWISEKLASGGDLLFRINKTSSPESLRARLEEAK; translated from the exons ATGGAGCTTTCATCTTcatcaaaatccaaatccaagaaATCCCATTCAAAACACTTCAACTCAACCGACCAGCTGAGCTCCAAAACTCCAGAAAAACAGCCCACACAGCTCCCCCGCAACCGCGATGTCAGAAAAGTCGCCGAAACCGCTAGAAGGCAGATCCAATCCTGGCCAACCTCCCCAGAGCCCCATAAGTCCAAGAAACCGCTCCCCCAGCAGCCCACTAAGCTACCCGAAAA GTATGAGATTCTTGCTCAGTTTTTTGATAGCTTGGATAGTTCTATTCGGTTGTTGCGGTTGAAGGGTTACTCATCCTCTTTCACCAATATTTGCCCCAAAATTGAGTGTTTAACTGATag gaGGTTTACACACAGGCACTTGGCTCAATTGAAGTTTATTTTGCGTGATGCAATTGAGATAAAGAGGGTACTTGTGTTTGATGAGCGGACGAGCTGTATGAAGCCGGATCTCCATGTTTCCATCAACGTTGATGCTGTGGAAAATGATGGGAAGTTGAAATCTGAAAGCGGGAATATGCATTTGAGGAAGGTGTTACGTTCGTGGCTTgtggatttttcaaaatcctTTCCTGAG GTGGATGAAATTCCAGAGGAACTGTTGCCTGAACCATTCAATCGTAAAGAGCTAGACGTCCATTCGAACATGAAAACACCCACCTCATCATTTCCTATTAAGACATCAACTGTTGCACTAACAGCTCTGCAATCAGCAGTATCAGAAACCTGCATTCAGGATGATAAAATTGCAGAAGGAACAGAACAAGGTCTGAATTCAAACATAAACGATTCTCCCAACATGTCATTTCCCCTCGGGACATCAATCGAAGCACATAGAAAACAGCAACCAGTGGTAGCATCACATCTCTCTCGATCTTTCCACAAGCGCTTTTCACAGAAAGTCATTAGCCATGAAGTACAGAACTATCCTCTAAACTTATCAAAGACTGATCTCCAATCTTCAGTTCTTCCAGTTCCAGAGTCACCACTTAACAAAAGTTCCTCCAAAGAGAAAAGTAGTTCTGCTGCTGGTACTCCATCCCCATCAAAACTGTCGTTTGAATCAACCAGCAATGAAAAATGTCTGGCAGTTAATGCTTCCCCTGCTCATTTGCCACAATCTTGCCCACCAGCAACCCCAAGCAAAGAGATAGATGCCATGAATAATGAGAATGGTTCTCCTGCAGAAATTGCTAATATCCAGTTGACTCCTGCAAAACATGTTCTCACTCCAGCTGGGCTGATGAATGTCACGCCCACATTGTATCCACCAAAGAGATGTTATATGAGCCCAGAGGATGATTCCACTAGCTCACCAAACAAGTTAATAAGGCGTCCACCCCGTTCAAGATCGTTAAAATTTGACACTCCCATAAAGAATGGAAACATTGGTGATGAAATGGATGACACTGGAGGTGTTTTAGTTGATAATGATGTTTTTGATATTCTTCCTGAGAATATTTTGCAATCG ataatagagaaagagaggaaggcAGTAGAAGAGAGAAATCCGGTGATCTCACGGGCAAAACGGAGGCGACAAATGATTGCTAGCCTGCCTAAGCTCTTCAACATGATTCACTTCTTATTTCAGTCTATTAAGCAGTCTGTTATCACAAAAGAGGAGCTTATACACAAGATAATTGCAAGCCATTGTGGTATTGTTGACAGAA